One stretch of Glycine soja cultivar W05 chromosome 7, ASM419377v2, whole genome shotgun sequence DNA includes these proteins:
- the LOC114418570 gene encoding uncharacterized protein LOC114418570, whose translation MTGKDEFVSYSPLSSNPNPNPNPYSNPNPYYDPNPHPYPQNVVVLLPSYRLRSHRRRRRCILYSAALFLFLLIAGAAFLLYPSDPEIRLTRIRLNRIGIRTNPRPILDLSFSITVKVHNRDFFSLTYDTLAVSVGYRGRQLGFVTGGGGGRIRARGSSYVDATLTIDGFEVIYDAFYLLEDIAKGVIPFDTDTRVEGKLGLFFFTVPLKATVSCEVYVNINQQTIVRQDCYPKSLGDPLDQSAYIEAGDT comes from the exons ATGACCGGGAAGGACGAGTTCGTCTCTTACTCGCCCCTTTCCTCCAACCCCAACCCCAATCCTAACCCTTATTCCAATCCTAATCCTTATTACGACCCTAACCCTCATCCTTACCCCCAAAACGTCGTCGTTTTGCTCCCCTCCTACCGCCTCCGTTCCCACCGCCGTCGCCGCCGCTGCATCCTCTACTCCGCCGcgctcttcctcttcctcctcatcGCCGGCGCCGCTTTCCTCCTCTACCCCTCCGACCCGGAGATCCGCCTTACCCGAATCCGACTCAACCGCATCGGGATCCGAACCAACCCGAGGCCCATTCTCGACCTCTCCTTCTCCATCACCGTTAAAGTCCACAATAGAGACTTCTTCTCCCTCACCTATGACACCCTCGCCGTCTCCGTCGGCTACCGCGGCCGCCAGCTCGGCTTCGTCaccggcggcggcggcggccgCATCAGGGCGCGTGGCTCCTCCTACGTCGACGCCACGCTCACCATTGACGGATTTGAGGTTATCTACGACGCGTTCTACCTGCTCGAAGATATCGCTAAGGGCGTCATTCCATTCGATACTGACACCCGAGTTGAAGGGAAATTAgggcttttcttcttcactgtTCCTTTGAAG GCAACAGTGTCGTGCGAAGTGTATGTGAATATAAACCAGCAGACAATTGTACGTCAAGACTGCTATCCTAAG TCACTGGGTGATCCGCTGGATCAGAGCGCATATATTGAAGCTGGAGATACATGA